The Paracoccus liaowanqingii genome window below encodes:
- a CDS encoding FMN-dependent NADH-azoreductase yields MHILHLDSAITADASVSRQLTADIMAKLTAQGTPTVTYRDLNEGVPAIDTTWFQAVRVGTDSPTPEQQDRIATSDALLAEVQAADVIVIGLPVYNFAIPAQLKNWLDQIARAGVTFRYTADGPEGLLTGKRAIIAYTAAGTPMGSDLDYASGYLRHMLGFMGITDVTFVPADGLAFDREAGMARAQAVLDQIAA; encoded by the coding sequence ATGCATATCCTCCACCTCGACAGCGCCATCACCGCCGACGCCTCGGTCTCGCGCCAGCTGACCGCCGACATCATGGCCAAGCTGACGGCCCAAGGCACGCCCACCGTCACCTATCGCGACCTGAACGAGGGCGTGCCCGCCATCGACACCACCTGGTTCCAGGCCGTGCGCGTCGGCACAGACAGCCCGACGCCCGAGCAGCAGGACCGCATCGCCACCTCGGACGCGCTGCTGGCCGAGGTGCAGGCCGCCGACGTGATCGTCATCGGCCTCCCGGTCTACAACTTCGCCATCCCCGCGCAGCTGAAGAACTGGCTGGACCAGATCGCCCGCGCCGGCGTCACCTTCCGCTACACCGCGGACGGCCCCGAGGGCCTGCTGACCGGCAAGCGCGCCATCATCGCCTATACCGCCGCCGGCACGCCCATGGGGTCGGATCTGGACTATGCCTCGGGCTATCTGCGCCACATGCTGGGCTTCATGGGGATCACCGACGTGACCTTCGTGCCCGCCGACGGCCTGGCCTTCGACCGCGAGGCCGGCATGGCCCGCGCCCAGGCCGTGCTGGACCAGATCGCGGCCTGA